The Procambarus clarkii isolate CNS0578487 chromosome 24, FALCON_Pclarkii_2.0, whole genome shotgun sequence genomic interval tatatatatataaatatatatatatatataaatatatatatatatatataaatatatatatatatatatatatatatatataaatatatatatatatatatatataaatatatatatatatatatatatatatatatatatataaatatatatatatatatatatatatatatatatatatatatatatatataaatatatatatatatataaatatatatatatatatatatatatatatatatataaatatatatatatatatatataaatatatatatatatataaatatatatatatatatatatatatatatataaatatatatatatatatatatatatatatataaatatatatatatatatataaatatatatatatatatatataaatatatatatatatatatataaatatatatatatatatatataaatatatatatatatatataaatatatatatatatatataaatatatatatatatatataaatatatatgcgaacaagcctgaatggtccccaggacatatgcaactgaaaatatatatatatatatataaatatatatatatatataaatatatatatatatatatataaatatatatatatatatatataaatatatatatatatataaatatatatatatatatataaatatatatatatatatatatatatatatatatatatatataaatatatatatatatataaatatatatatatatatatataaatatatatatatatatataaatatatatatatatatataaatatatatatatatataaatatatatatatatataaatatatatatatatataaatatatatatatatataaatatatatatatatataaatatatatatatatatataaatatatatatatataaatatatatatatatatataaatatatatatatatatatataaatatatatatatataaatatatatatatatatataaatataaatataaatatatatatatatatataaatatatatataaatatatatgtcgtacctagtagccagaactcacttctcagcctactatgcaaggcccgatttgcctaataagcctagttttcatgaattaatgttttttcgacaacctaacctacctaacctaacctaacctaacgtttttggctacctaacctaacctaacctataaagataggttaggttaggttaggtagggttggttaggttcggtcatatatctacgttaactttaactccaataaaaaaaattgacctcatacataatgaaatgggtagctttatcatttcataagaaaaaattagagaaaatatattaattcagtaaaacttggcttattaggcaaatcgggccttgcatagtaggctgagaagtgagttctggctactaggtacgacatatatatatatataaatatatatataaatatatatataaatatattatatatatataaatatatatataaatatatatatatatataaatatatataaatatatatatatatatatatatatatatatataaatatatatataaatatatatataaatatatatatatatatatatatatgttatatatatatatattatacatatatatatatatatatatatatatatatatatatatataatacatatatatatatatatatatatatatatatatatatattttattaatgatatatatacatatatacgcacagaaacaaagattcttctatatagacattagagaagattcagcggtatgccatgcaccaggctctccgctgttttcattattcgtcatatccgactctgctatgtgatgcacatgtattcttgcttcaccaccctgtaatgaaatattgtttgttactaattgttttcaataatacattatttattatataatatttaatttattaattaaaaaccctttccatattatagaaaaaaactaaaacaagaatctatataaaactatagaatagaatagactaatagaatagaatatatatatcatatatatatttatataaataaatatatatatatatataaatatatgtatatatatttatatatatatatatatatattattatatcctgtattattccagcccattattagagatagtagccacctcttatttggttttctttcattattagtgctcagaaaattaaatatatctacatatttagtcaaaatcaattacattattttatcttattcatagcataaatgttcacaaagattactaaaaagagattgaatttgactacagcaaattggcaaactttaccttgtatctgtttccaccgtgtttgtttggggcgttcttcaacatatcagcaatacttgtctcaacatctctttcagttgcattagtgtgggtgttgatacaggcttctggaaagttataagaattaattaatatatataattataattctttttgtcaggagacaagaagccacagagtaataacattgttggcttttatttaggtgttcccctgttctccagtcttcctccgtcccctcgtcccctttgtcctccccagcattctccattcccctgtcccctcgtcctccccaccattaccctctcctctgttccctcgtcttccccaccatcccccctgtcgtcctccccaccattctaaactacctcatcccatgcattccatgatggtctgatgcttccatctgaaaattgggaacatcaaaagatctgactttcccaatttttctgatgggaacatcaaatgatctgatattcccatcactgaaaaataaaaacagataaaaaaatgatatgaaaaatagaaaataaaatatactcatgaaatgaacagaatggttaacaacgcagctcaattgcaatgcaattgtcacaataacatttaaatatactttaagatataatctagaagaaaataaggatattgaaacggttcatgaactctagttcaataaaggacactatggggaactttgaaaaatagttattgagtataattagacagacttgttgctaggcagaggagtaatgagatatatggcaaatttttgcaaaatatacaatgaaggtacacaaacattcatacccaaacaaagcaaatgctaggtaagaacaaagcatttggcccgtatgagaaaggagatacccacaagactagaatacaagtcattaacaagcatgcaagtataatacataatacatgcagacatatatataatccaaaaaaatgtcaaatttacgtacttattattacattacaaatatccaaggttttgaagacacgtttcctcttgtgcccaacgagtgaatactgagaccagaccccataggtccctatcctcctcatcattcgtctcactgtgtctccacagcttgcaccgcccatttgagacagcgtctggacctgttaaaataatgcataagctgtaaggtaatagagaataatatatatctttcaatctcaacattagattttctaatttccaactgtattaataaatagcattaaaatattttccttcttacacTATTacaaaaaatcaacgaatttgagtaacttttgcttttgttttatttgtaccttaaacataacactgaacatcaattatgtgccaccccacttcttcatctgcaaaaaaactaatcaaacgacatatgtacaaggctaaaaaattcagcaacacttaccatactcaggcttaaaagaattaagcaacacttaccatactcttttatattcactgttaacttttagctcatgtgacagactttccacctgctccacagtttcaagtggggatggaagaatgtcttccaggattggtatatctccatgtgtttttgacatatgggtttccgtcattttgacaatattcaggaattttgcaaaaataatggcatttactattttaaaggattattagcaaattacagaaaatggtgcattcggaagacaaaccgtggtagacatggttggaacagttagagtgagagggtggtggaggccaaaaccataatcataatcatctgtatcacaccttattacaggtaaaaccagtaggcagtctactgtattttatcaacccgttattagtataatagatctacgTAAtaatttgcaaaaataatggcatttactatgtttaaaagattattagcaaatttacaagaaatggtgcattcggaagacaaaccaatttttcacttttgacaattgagcacctgctacatccagattctagggaggaaggaaggacgatcttactggatcccatagcctctccgaggcacaaaccaggcttttacataacccccccccctgcacctgagctttttaaaatagtaaatgcattATTTTtgccaaaattattacgagatctattatactaataacggtaaataaataataaatagtaaataaatcaaaatcagttacattatgtttatcttattcatagcataaatgttctcgaaagattactaaaaagaaattgaattagactacagcaaattggcaaactttaccttgtatctgtttccaccgagtttgtttggggcgtttcttcaacatatcagcaatacttgtctcaacatctctttcagttgcattagtgtgggtgttgatacaggcttctggaaatttataagaattaattaatatatataattataattcactttgctattccccattccacagtcctctcgtccttcccacttccctgtccccacatcatccccactattcccacttccctgtcccatcgtcctccttaccattttcccctcccctgtccttcttcctccccaccatctcccattcacctgtccctttgtcctccccagcattcccctgtccccaccatccccaactccccagtcccctcgtcctccccaccattaccctctcctctgtccctcgtcttccccaccataccccccctctcgtcctccccaccattccaaactaccctcatccgatgcattctataatgggtctgatgcttccatcagaaaaattgggaacatcaaatgatctgatattcccatcactgaaaaataagaacagctaaaaaaatgaaatgaaaaaaataaaaaaaataaactatactcatgaatgaacagtatggtaaacaacacagctcaatttcaatgcaatgtcacacaaaattattaaatcgaaatgaaaataaattgaaatctatgaaaattcaaattatcaatacaatcggaaatattgaaataatatcgcaacataatatagtgtgggttgctcttacgtgcaacagacggtgctgtttttcaaaaaaggcatggttttacctgtcacaagtgtggcatctatacttatactcacgaaatgaacggtatggtaaacaacatagctcaattgcaatgcaatgtcacaataacatttaataacaataataacaataacatttaatatactttaagatataatctagaagaaaataagaacattgaaacggttcatgaactcgatttcaataaaggacactatggggaactttgaaaaacagttaatgagtataattagacagacttgttgctagcagAGGAgtaaaataatgagatatatggcaaattttgcaaaatatacggcacacaaacattcatacccaaacaaagcaaatgctaggtaagacaaagcagttggcccgtaggggaaaggagatacccacaagactggaatacaagtcattaacaagcacacaagtactacactacacagacaaccgcactactaccagaactggacgaatcactacccaaacaacacattgcacatcactaccaaaacaacacaacacaacacaagcattaggcaaagaattatagaccagttgcactaacatcccacataataaaattatttgagagtgatcaggagtcagattaactagttttatagagaccaatgacctccacaatccaggccaacaaggatttagagcagtttctatgatcgagccactgagatctataaagaattctgatcaagaaagag includes:
- the LOC138368130 gene encoding uncharacterized protein, yielding MGGASCGDTVRRMMRRIGTYGVWSQYSLVGHKRKRVFKTLDICNVIIKACINTHTNATERDVETSIADMLKNAPNKHGGNRYKGGEARIHVHHIAESDMTNNENSGEPGAWHTAESSLMSI